A window of Cellulomonas wangleii genomic DNA:
CGATCGAGACGCTCGTCGGCGACAAGGACCCCGGACGCACGGTCCAGCCGACCCTCACCCTCGGCACGGTCGACCCCGACGCCTACGACCTCCTGCTGATCCCCGGGGGCACCCTCAACGCCGACAGCCTGCGCCTGCAGGACGAGGCCGTGAGCATGGTCAAGACCTTCGCGTCCTCGGGGCGGCCCGTCGCCGCCATCTGCCACGGGCCGTGGCTGCTGGTCGAGGCCGGCCTCGTCGGCGGCAAGCGCCTGACGTCGTACCCCTCGCTCACCACGGACGTGCGCAACGCCGGGGGCACCTGGGTCGACGCGGAGGTCGTCAGCGACGACGCGGCGGGCTTCACGCTGGTCACGTCGCGCACCCCTGAGGACCTGGACGCGTTCCTGCGCGAGGTCGACGCGGCGCTCGTGTCCCGCGGCGCCGGGGTGCTCGCCTCCTGACCGCCCCGACCCGCCCACCACCGACCAGGACGGCAGGTGCGCCCGTGCCCGTGACCAGCGCGGGGCTGCTGCTGCACCACGGCCGCGGCGCGTCGGCGCACGTGCTGATCGCCCACATGGGCGGCCCCTTCTGGGCGCGCAAGGACGAGCGGGCGTGGTCGGTGCCCAAGGGCGTCGTCGAGCCGGGTGAGGACGTCGAGGCCGCGGCACGCCGGGAGTTCCGCGAGGAGCTGGGCGTGCCGCCCCCGGACCTGCCGACCGTGGACCTGGGAGCGTTCCGCTACACCTCCGGCAAGGTCGTGCACGTGCTGGCGGTCGAGGTGCCGGCGGCGCTCGTCGGTTCGCCCGACGACCCTGCGTGCCCCGACCTGACGACCCGCCCCGGCATCAGCACCGCGCAGGTCGAGTGGCCCCCGCGCTCCGGGCGGCGCCTCGCCGTCCCCGAGGTCGACCGGGCCGCGTGGTTCCCGGTCGAGCAGGCCCGGTCGTTGCTGGTGGCCGGTCAGCAGCCGGTGCTCGACGCGTTGGTGGCGGCCACGGATCCGTGAGCCGGTGACCGCTCACGCGGGGGGCGGCGGCGCCGCGGGGGTCCGCAGCAGCGCCATGTACCTCCCCGGCTCCACGGGGGCGAACCCGAACCGCTGGTACAGGCCGTGCGCGTCGGCGGTGGCCAGGACGACCCGGGGAAGGTCCATGGCCACCAGGTGCGCGACGGTGCCGGCGACGAGCGCCGTGCCGATCCCGTTGCCGCGCTCCGCCTCGTCGACGAACACGTCGCACAGCCACGCGAAGGCCGCCCCGTCGGTGACGACACGGGCGAACGCGACCTGCCGCCCCGACGCCCGCTCGAGGACCCCGAAGCACAGCGACCCGTCGATCGCGGCGTCCTGCACCGCGCGGGTGCGCCCGCGTGCCCAGTAGGAGCGCTCGGACAACCAGCGGTGCACCGTCGCGCGGTCGACGTCGGCCCGGTCGGTCGTGAACCGGTAGCGGGTGGTGTCGAGGCCGGGCGCGTCCTGCGAGGGGCGGACGGTCTCGTCGTCGGGCGTCATCGGCCGGACGTTACCGGGGGACGTCACCGGCGTCAGGTCCCGTCCGGCCGCCGCTTCTGCGGCCCTGGCGTGCGGCCGTGCGCGAGGTCCTCGACGAACGTCGCGATGCGGCGGGCGCGGGTCTCGGGCCGTTTGGCCTCGCCCACGCGGTACAGGATCGAGTAGCGGTTGCCCGACGTCAGCACGTCGAACCAGGCGCGCGCCACCGGGACGGCGTCGAGCGCGGCCGCGAGGTCGTCCGGCACCTCGATCGTGGCAGGCCCCCGGTAGGCCGCGTCCCAGCGCCCGTCGGAACGCGCGGCGGCCACCTGCGCGCGGCCCGCGTCGTGCATGCGACCCTCGGCCTCGAGCCGCGCCACGCGCTCCACGTTGACCGCCGACCAGGCGCTGCGCGGGCGCCGCGGCGTCATCCGCTGGAACGAGCTGTGCTCGTCGCGGCGGCGGGCCTGGCCGTCGATCCAGCCGAAGCACAGCGCCTCCTCGACCGCCTGCACGTACGTCAGCGTCGTGACGTCGCCGCCCTTCTTGTGCAGGACGAGCCAGACCCCGGTGGGGTCCGTGTGGTGCTCCGCGAGCCACGCACGCCACGCGCTCGCGTCGGGGAGCAGCAGCTCCGGCAGGTCGTCGGCCACGGCACCATGCTGCCGCGCGCCACCGACACTCACTCGCCGGTGACGCCGTCGACCGACTCGCGCAGCAGGTCGGCGTGCCCGTTGTGGCGGGCGTACTCCTCGATCATGTGGACGAGGATCCAGCGCAGGGAGATCGCCTGCCCGCTGTGCCGTTGCCGGCGCCGCGCCGCCTGGTCCAGGCCCCCGGCGGCCAGCGCGGCTTCGACCGTGCGCTGCGAGCGCGCCACGGCTGCGTCCCACAGCGCCCGCAGCTCCTCCGGGGAGTCCTGCGCGGCGCTCGTGAGCTCCCAGTCGTGGTCCACGTCCCAGGGCGCCGACGCCCACGGCTCGAGCTGCTCGTCGAGCCAGACGTGCGAGAACCAGTTGTCCTCGACCATCGCCAGGTGCTTCAGCAGCCCGCCGAGCGTCAGGGTCGAGGGCGGCAGGGTGCGGCGCAGCGCGTCGGCGTCCAGGCCGTCGACCTTGAGCAGCAGCGTGCGGCGGTGGTAGTCGAGGAAGCCCAGCAGGGTCTGCGCCTCGTCCCCCGCGAGCGGCGGGTCGGTGCGCTGGGGCGTCAGGCGCTCGGGCGTCAGGCGGGCGGGGGCGACGGCGTCGTGGTCCATGGCCGGGAGCATGGCAGGGCCCTGCGTCCCGGGTCGCGCGAATTCTCCGCGCCCGGGGGGCATGGGCGCCGTCCGGCCTTCCGACGTGCCGCACCCGCTGCCACACTGCCCGGATGACGCCCCGCGACGACGCGTTCCTCTCGGCCGCGGACACGGCCCTCGTCCTGGTCGCCCGGCCCGAGGTCGCGGCACGGTGGTCCGAGCCCAGCGCCCTGCCGCGGATGAGCGTCGGTGCGCTCGCGGTCCACCTGGGCAACCAGGTGGTGCGCGTGGCGCAGGTCCTCGCGCTGGAGCCCGGCGACCTGCCGGTCCTGGCGGACGCCGACGAGCACTACGCCCGCTCCGCCTGGCCGACGGCCGCTCCGGAGGACCCGGTCAACGACCGCAGCGCCGACGAGCAGGCCGCCGCCGCGGGCCCGCAGGCGCTGCACGACCGGGTGGCCGCGCAGCGTGAGGTCGTGCGCCGGGTGCTGACCGACGGCACCGCGCCCGACGTCGTGCCCGTCCCGTGGGCGGGGTGGGCCATGCGGCGTGAGGACTTCCTGCTGACCCGGCTGCTGGAGGTCGTCGTGCACGCCGACGACCTGGCGGTCAGCGTCGACGTCGCCACCCCCACGTTCCCCCCGGAGGTCTTCGACCCCGTCCGTGACCTGCTGGTCCGGCTCGCGGTCGCCCGGCACGGCCAGGCGCGCGTGGTCGCCGCCCTCACCCGCCGCGAGCGCGCCCTGCCGATCACCGCGTTCTGACCTCGCGGGGGAAGGGAGGACGCGAAGGCGTTGTCGGGCGGAGGGTCGAGGCCCTAGGTTCGCGTGCGGTGGGGGCCGTCCGAGGGCAGGGGTGCACGTGACGACGACCGACGAGGTCCGACCGACCCTGCGCGGGCTGGGCCGCCGGTGGCGCCAGCGCCGCGAGGCGGCCGCGCACCTGCGGCGTCTCCTGCCGTACGCCGGGAGCGGCCTGGTGGCGCTCACGCTCGCGGTGCACGTGGTGGCCGGCGCCGCTCCGGTCGCGTTCATGGCGGGGACGGGGTACGCGCTGCAGCGCGTCGTGACGGGGGAGCCGGCGACGCCCTGGCTGGCGACCGCGCTCGTGGCGTTCGTCGTGCAGCAGCTGCTCGCGCCCGTGCAGCTCGTCCTGTCCCGCAAGGTGCAGCGCCGGGTCGACGCGGCCTGCATCGAGCGGCTGACGTCGTTCGCGTTCCACGGCGCGACGCTCGCCGGGCTGGAGCGACCCGACGTCGCCGACCGGCTGGCGCAGGCCGAGGAGGCGTTCGAGCAGTGGACGCTCACGCCCGGGGCGGCGCTCGAGGGCGCGCTGGCCCTGACGGCCCGGTACGTGCAGCTGGTCGGTGCGGTCACGCTGCTGGCCGTGGTGGTCGGGCCGTGGCCCGCGCTCGCGGCGCTCGTGGTGGCGCTGGTCGCGCGCCTCGGGCAGACGGAGGGGTTCTTCCGGTGGGGCGGGCTGATCCGGTCGTTCGGTCCGCTGCGGCGGCGCGTCACGTACGTCCGGGAGCTGGCGACCGGGACCCGGGCGGCCAAGGAGATCCGCGTGCTGGGCCTCGCCGGCTGGCTGGAGGACCGGTACGTCGCGGAGAACCGCGCGGTGCTCGACCCGACGTGGCGACTGCGCCGCCAGGTCTACGGCGTGCCCTTCGCCGTGTACGCGCTGGTCGCCGCGGTGGGCTCGGTGGTGGCGCTCCTGCTCGTGGCACGCACCGGCGCGGACGTCGCCGCGGTGAGCATCGCCGTGCAGGCCGTCGCCCTGTGCGGCCGGTTCGGCGTGATCTTCCCGGAGTCGGACGTGAAGCTCGTCTACGGCCGCGGGGCGTGGGAGGCCATGCTCGAGCTCGAGGACGCCGCCCGGCGCACCGGCACCCCCGCCGGCGGCGGGCAGGTGGTCCGCCCGGACCGGGAGATCGCGCTGCGCGACGTGCGCTTCGGCTACCGCCCGGACCGGCCGGTCCTCGACGGTCTCGACCTCGAGCTGCCTGTCGGCACGTCCACGGCCCTGGTGGGCGTCAACGGCGCCGGCAAGACGACGCTCGTCAAGGTGCTGACCGGCATGTACACACCCGACGCGGGGTCCGTCCTGGTCGACGGCACGGACCTGCGCGGCGTGGACCCCGAGGCGTGGCAGCGGACGTTCGCGGCGACGTTCCAGGACTTCCTGCGGTACGAGCTGACGCTGCGTGAGAACGTGGCCATGGGCGCGATCGACCACCTGGACGACGACGCCGGGGTGACGGCCGAGCTGCGGCGCGTGGGCCTGGGGGCGTGGCTGGACGGGTTGCCG
This region includes:
- a CDS encoding maleylpyruvate isomerase N-terminal domain-containing protein, giving the protein MTPRDDAFLSAADTALVLVARPEVAARWSEPSALPRMSVGALAVHLGNQVVRVAQVLALEPGDLPVLADADEHYARSAWPTAAPEDPVNDRSADEQAAAAGPQALHDRVAAQREVVRRVLTDGTAPDVVPVPWAGWAMRREDFLLTRLLEVVVHADDLAVSVDVATPTFPPEVFDPVRDLLVRLAVARHGQARVVAALTRRERALPITAF
- a CDS encoding type 1 glutamine amidotransferase domain-containing protein; protein product: MSDADLSGRRVLAVVTNYGVEQDELVVPVEHLRGAGATVDVAAVDDAPIETLVGDKDPGRTVQPTLTLGTVDPDAYDLLLIPGGTLNADSLRLQDEAVSMVKTFASSGRPVAAICHGPWLLVEAGLVGGKRLTSYPSLTTDVRNAGGTWVDAEVVSDDAAGFTLVTSRTPEDLDAFLREVDAALVSRGAGVLAS
- a CDS encoding YdeI/OmpD-associated family protein, with product MADDLPELLLPDASAWRAWLAEHHTDPTGVWLVLHKKGGDVTTLTYVQAVEEALCFGWIDGQARRRDEHSSFQRMTPRRPRSAWSAVNVERVARLEAEGRMHDAGRAQVAAARSDGRWDAAYRGPATIEVPDDLAAALDAVPVARAWFDVLTSGNRYSILYRVGEAKRPETRARRIATFVEDLAHGRTPGPQKRRPDGT
- a CDS encoding DinB family protein, with amino-acid sequence MDHDAVAPARLTPERLTPQRTDPPLAGDEAQTLLGFLDYHRRTLLLKVDGLDADALRRTLPPSTLTLGGLLKHLAMVEDNWFSHVWLDEQLEPWASAPWDVDHDWELTSAAQDSPEELRALWDAAVARSQRTVEAALAAGGLDQAARRRQRHSGQAISLRWILVHMIEEYARHNGHADLLRESVDGVTGE
- a CDS encoding NUDIX hydrolase; the encoded protein is MPVTSAGLLLHHGRGASAHVLIAHMGGPFWARKDERAWSVPKGVVEPGEDVEAAARREFREELGVPPPDLPTVDLGAFRYTSGKVVHVLAVEVPAALVGSPDDPACPDLTTRPGISTAQVEWPPRSGRRLAVPEVDRAAWFPVEQARSLLVAGQQPVLDALVAATDP
- a CDS encoding ABC transporter ATP-binding protein, encoding MTTTDEVRPTLRGLGRRWRQRREAAAHLRRLLPYAGSGLVALTLAVHVVAGAAPVAFMAGTGYALQRVVTGEPATPWLATALVAFVVQQLLAPVQLVLSRKVQRRVDAACIERLTSFAFHGATLAGLERPDVADRLAQAEEAFEQWTLTPGAALEGALALTARYVQLVGAVTLLAVVVGPWPALAALVVALVARLGQTEGFFRWGGLIRSFGPLRRRVTYVRELATGTRAAKEIRVLGLAGWLEDRYVAENRAVLDPTWRLRRQVYGVPFAVYALVAAVGSVVALLLVARTGADVAAVSIAVQAVALCGRFGVIFPESDVKLVYGRGAWEAMLELEDAARRTGTPAGGGQVVRPDREIALRDVRFGYRPDRPVLDGLDLELPVGTSTALVGVNGAGKTTLVKVLTGMYTPDAGSVLVDGTDLRGVDPEAWQRTFAATFQDFLRYELTLRENVAMGAIDHLDDDAGVTAELRRVGLGAWLDGLPQGLDTPLTRAVPGGRDLSGGQWQRVALARSLFAVRHGAGVLVLDEPTAQLDARGEAEFYDTFLDLTRGVTSLVISHRFSTVRRADRIVVLDGGRVTEAGTHDELVARGGDYARMFEVQARRFAAAGAAPPGPASGGVPARTEGETP
- a CDS encoding GNAT family N-acetyltransferase — protein: MTPDDETVRPSQDAPGLDTTRYRFTTDRADVDRATVHRWLSERSYWARGRTRAVQDAAIDGSLCFGVLERASGRQVAFARVVTDGAAFAWLCDVFVDEAERGNGIGTALVAGTVAHLVAMDLPRVVLATADAHGLYQRFGFAPVEPGRYMALLRTPAAPPPPA